Proteins encoded within one genomic window of Anopheles gambiae chromosome 3, idAnoGambNW_F1_1, whole genome shotgun sequence:
- the LOC1278949 gene encoding thioredoxin-2, with translation MVYMVKDSEDFNNKLEAAGDQLVVVDFFATWCGPCKVIAPKLEEFQNKYADKIVVVKVDVDECEELAAQYNIASMPTFLFIKRKEVVGQFSGANAEKLENFIQQHSA, from the exons ATGGTGTACATGGTGAAAGATTCC GAGGACTTCAACAACAAGCTGGAAGCGGCCGGCGATCAGCTCGTCGTGGTCGATTTCTTCGCCACCTGGTGCGGGCCGTGCAAGGTGATCGCCCCGAAGCTGGAGGAGTTCCAGAACAAGTACGCGGACAAGATCGTCGTGGTGAAGGTGGACGTAGACGAGTGCGAGGAGCTGGCGGCCCAGTACAACATTGCCAGCATGCCCACCTTCCTGTTCATCAAGCGGAAGGAGGTGGTCGGCCAGTTCTCCGGCGCGAACGCGGAAAAGCTGGAAAACTTCATCCAGCAGCACTCGGCGTAA
- the LOC3292006 gene encoding uncharacterized protein LOC3292006, with protein sequence MMKRYLLDLSALYSDHRQKAYIGYRTSWTTVGCLIRTVQDTFGIASDLYVCSEDGIFYPECENVGLIHDGETLRILPKAHVESRKRSNTVSDDEPRKRTAANAQQESSTYEDIESTLLGLPKPKRRRIRKRKSKTIVEEQQPSQPVPSAPIQQPTGDETQNGHVRFPDEESQSSEGKASSDDPELPYRNLNRTMKARVVRAVSPSSLTIQPPSGIPSEHANNGSAEDTHTTEPPARTSNPSLKPRIVRALRPENATVQVKRELLEAAHVKAAVAAAALQQSCPPQTVQQNTPIIELDSQPTPVPGEEATRDAGTVILAV encoded by the exons ATGATGAAAAGATATCTGTTAGATTTAAGTGCACTATACTCTGATCATCGCCAGAAAGCGTACATCGGCTATCGGACGTCGTGGACCACGGTGGGATGTTTGATACGAACCGTACAGGACACGTTCGGCATCGCTTCGGATCTGTACGTGTGCAGTGAGGATGGAATTTTCTATCCCGAGTGTGAAAATGTCGGTCTAATACACGACGGAGAAACATTGAG GATACTTCCTAAAGCACACGTGGAAAGTAGGAAACGATCCAACACAGTTTCGGACGACGAACCTCGCAAGCGTACCGCCGCAAATGCTCAGCAAGAAAGCAGCACATACGAAGATATCGAATCCACGCTGCTCGGTCTCCCAAAACCAAAGCGTCGTCGTATACGGAAGCGTAAAAGCAAGACTATTGTAGAGGAGCAGCAACCCTCCCAGCCAGTGCCAAGTGCTCCCATACAACAACCAACAGGTGACGAAACACAAAACGGACACGTTCGCTTCCCCGACGAGGAGTCGCAATCGAGCGAAGGGAAGGCATCATCGGACGATCCGGAACTGCCCTACAGAAACTTAAATCGCACCATGAAGGCAAGAGTCGTACGGGCCGTGTCCCCATCCTCGCTCACAATACAGCCACCGAGCGGCATTCCATCTGAACATGCAAATAATGGCAGTGCTGAAGACACTCACACTACTGAGCCACCCGCACGCACCTCAAACCCCTCCCTAAAGCCCAGAATCGTTCGAGCACTTCGACCGGAAAACGCAACGGTGCAGGTAAAGCGGGAACTACTTGAAGCTGCCCACGTGAaggcggcggtggcagcggcggcgcTGCAACAATCATGTCCACCGCAAACAGTGCAGCAAAACACGCCGATAATCGAGCTTGACTCTCAACCAACACCTGTTCCCGGTGAAGAGGCCACTCGTGATGCCGGCACAGTAATACTGGCAGTATGA
- the LOC1278951 gene encoding transmembrane protein 53-B, with translation MSAIYGTRMESDYPLDDTLEYFIKFPSPNFRSDTQTAESDYVFVCNETNVPIVLLLGWAGCQDKYLMKYSKIYEDRGLITIRYTAPVENLFWKRAGMHQIGEKILKLIYDMNFDSHPLIFHVFSNGGAFLYQHIALALRRSKSPINICGMIFDSAPGDRRIVGLYRAITAIYGKERRCNALLSAFMAVAAILLWTFEDAFNYILNFIKPRGYEVQTNPSHNLKYESNAWPQLFLYSKEDLLIPYTDIEKFANYRRRCGVDVRMICFERSEHVKHYIRHPQQYVYTVCKFINDCLSHYYGKFHN, from the exons ATGTCCGCCATCTACGGCACACGGATGGAATCGGACTATCCGCTGGACGACACGCTCGAGTACTTTATCAAGTTTCCCTCCCCCAACTTCCGGAGCGACACACAAACGGCCGAAAGTGATTATGTGTTCGTGTGCAATGAAACGAACGTCCccatcgtgctgctgctcgggtGGGCCGGATGCCAGGACAAGTATCTGATGAAGTACTCCAAAATCTACGAAGACCGTGG ACTCATCACCATCCGGTACACGGCACCGGTGGAGAATCTATTCTGGAAGCGGGCCGGCATGCATCAGATCGGCGAGAAGATATTGAAACTCATCTACGACATGAACTTCGACAGCCATCCGCTCATATTCCACGTGTTTTCCAACGGAGGAGCCTTCCTGTACCAGCACATTGCGCTCGCACTGAGAAGGTCCAAGTCGCCGATTAACATTTGCGGCATGATCTTCGACTCGGCACCGGGCGACCGGCGGATAGTGGGGCTGTACCGGGCCATTACGGCGATCTACGGGAAGGAGCGACGGTGTAATGCCCTGCTGTCCGCGTTCATGGCCGTCGCTGCCATTTTACTGTGGACTTTTGAG GACGCCTTCAATTATATACTCAACTTTATCAAACCCCGAGGCTACGAAGTACAAACCAATCCGTCGCACAACTTGAAGTACGAAAGCAATGCATGGCCCCAGCTGTTTCTGTACTCGAAGGAGGACCTTTTGATACCCTATACT GATATAGAAAAATTTGCCAACTACAGGCGGCGCTGCGGTGTGGACGTGCGCATGATTTGCTTCGAGCGTTCCGAGCACGTGAAGCACTACATCCGCCACCCGCAGCAGTACGTCTACACCGTCTGCAAGTTTATCAACGATTGTTTGTCGCACTACTATGGCAAATTTCACAACTAA
- the LOC1278924 gene encoding recombination repair protein 1 isoform X1, whose amino-acid sequence MEEKPKKRGRQPRGAAKEAAVEAEKQQEQLTEPEQMPAEPLKARGGSKRKAIVPEPAPVVEKPARKLAAKRTKAADVVEESNGVEANGAKTNGEVMEKVAPAKKGRSTKKEAVPEQEASSNGTVEDGKAKGKKAPAKRETKATKASKTVEEPAAVKEMVEEEEAPAPAKRGRTKASTKKEEESEKAAPAKPKGHGKAKDKTDGGDDVSETKPVEPEASSAVKSTAKTAKPTTKGRKKAAEDTATVSTAPETSPSKAVERPKRTRRAIIPRVADNGEALEDAPKKATKKKAPSEEATNGDIPTVTQRKRAKPQPPADEMEEDEEEAVPSKGKKAKTASTAPKTNISATNYGKLNFALEEDKQWNFKISSWNVAGLRSWVGKGGLEFIEHEKPDILCVQETKCTEDQMPDEARHIKGYHPYWLCKPGGHAGVAIYSKKMPFHVAYGLGDEEQDQDGRLLTAEYEKFYLVCVYVPNAGRKLVTLPKRLRWNEKFHQYLRDLDAKKPVILCGDMNVAHEEIDLANPKTNKKNAGFTPEEREGMTELLSYGFVDTFRKLYPDRTGAYTFWTYMGGARAKNVGWRLDYFITSERLAGKVTDNVIRSQVFGSDHCPVTLFLNI is encoded by the exons ATGGAAGAAAAGCCGAAAAAGCGTGGACGTCAACCGAGAGGTGCTGCCAAAGAGGCCGCCGTTGAAGCGGaaaagcagcaggagcagcttACGGAACCCGAACAAATGCCAGCGGAACCGTTGAAGGCTCGTGGTGGTAGCAAACGGAAAGCGATCGTTCCAGAACCGGCACCGGTGGTGGAAAAGCCAGCACGGAAACTGGCAGCAAAGCGTACAAAGGCGGCCGACGTGGTAGAAGAAAGCAACGGAGTGGAGGCAAATGGTGCGAAAACCAATGGGGAGGTGATGGAAAAGGTCGCACCGGCTAAGAAGGGTCGATCGACGAAAAAGGAAGCAGTGCCCGAGCAAGAAGCATCCAGCAATGGCACGGTGGAAGATGGCAAAGCAAAGGGGAAGAAAGCTCCTGCCAAGAGAGAAACGAAGGCGACCAAAGCTTCGAAGACAGTGGAGGAGCCTGCTGCGGTGAAGGAAATGGTCGAAGAGGAGGAGGCTCCAGCGCCTGCTAAGCGTGGACGAACCAAAGCTAGCACCAAAAAGGAGGAGGAGTCGGAAAAGGCTGCTCCAGCGAAGCCAAAGGGACATGGAAAAGCGAAAG ACAAGACGGATGGCGGTGATGATGTCTCTGAAACGAAGCCTGTAGAGCCGGAAGCGTCTTCTGCTGTCAAATCCACAGCTAAGACCGCTAAACCGACCACAAAGGGTAGAAAGAAAGCAGCGGAGGACACTGCTACAG TTTCCACCGCACCCGAAACTTCCCCTTCCAAGGCTGTAGAACGGCCAAAGCGGACTCGAAGGGCGATTATCCCGCGCGTGG CTGACAACGGAGAGGCTCTGGAAGATGCCCCCAAAAAGGCAACGAAGAAAAAGGCACCTTCTGAAGAAGCTACGAATGGAG ACATTCCCACCGTAACGCAACGAAAAAGGGCGAAGCCTCAACCACCTGCAGATGAAATGGAAGAAGACGAGGAGGAAGCGGTACCGTCAAAgggaaagaaagcgaaaacggCATCGACAGCTCCGAAAACGAACATATCTGCCACCAATTATGGGAAGTTAAATTTCGCCCTCGAGGAGGACAAACAGTGGAACTTCAAAATCTCCAGCTGGAACGTGGCCGGACTGCGCAGCTGGGTTGGCAAGGGCGGGCTCGAGTTTATCGAGCACGAAAAGCCCGACATCCTGTGCGTGCAGGAAACGAAGTGCACGGAGGACCAGATGCCCGACGAGGCACGCCACATCAAGGGCTACCATCCGTACTGGCTGTGCAAGCCGGGCGGACACGCGGGCGTTGCGATCTACTCGAAAAAGATGCCCTTCCACGTGGCGTATGGGCTGGGCGACGAGGAGCAGGACCAGGACGGGCGGCTGCTGACGGCCGAGTACGAAAAGTTCTACCTGGTGTGCGTGTACGTGCCGAATGCGGGCAGAAAGCTGGTCACCCTGCCGAAGCGCTTGCGGTGGAACGAAAAGTTCCACCAGTATTTGCGCGATCTGGACGCCAAGAAGCCGGTCATACTGTGCGGCGATATGAACGTGGCGCACGAGGAGATCGATCTGGCCAACCCGAAAACGAACAAGAAGAACGCCGGCTTTACGCCGGAGGAGCGCGAAGGGATGACGGAGCTGCTGTCGTACGGGTTTGTCGATACGTTCCGGAAGCTGTATCCCGACCGGACCGGTGCGTACACGTTCTGGACGTACATGGGGGGCGCTAGGGCAAAGAATGTGGGCTGGCGGCTCGATTACTTCATCACGTCCGAGCGGTTGGCCGGCAAGGTGACGGATAATGTGATCCGCTCGCAGGTGTTCGGTAGCGATCACTGTCCCGTGAcgttgtttttaaatatttaa
- the LOC1278924 gene encoding DNA-(apurinic or apyrimidinic site) endonuclease isoform X2, which produces MEEKPKKRGRQPRGAAKEAAVEAEKQQEQLTEPEQMPAEPLKARGGSKRKAIVPEPAPVVEKPARKLAAKRTKAADVVEESNGVEANGAKTNGEVMEKVAPAKKGRSTKKEAVPEQEASSNGTVEDGKAKGKKAPAKRETKATKASKTVEEPAAVKEMVEEEEAPAPAKRGRTKASTKKEEESEKAAPAKPKGHGKAKDKTDGGDDVSETKPVEPEASSAVKSTAKTAKPTTKGRKKAAEDTATADNGEALEDAPKKATKKKAPSEEATNGDIPTVTQRKRAKPQPPADEMEEDEEEAVPSKGKKAKTASTAPKTNISATNYGKLNFALEEDKQWNFKISSWNVAGLRSWVGKGGLEFIEHEKPDILCVQETKCTEDQMPDEARHIKGYHPYWLCKPGGHAGVAIYSKKMPFHVAYGLGDEEQDQDGRLLTAEYEKFYLVCVYVPNAGRKLVTLPKRLRWNEKFHQYLRDLDAKKPVILCGDMNVAHEEIDLANPKTNKKNAGFTPEEREGMTELLSYGFVDTFRKLYPDRTGAYTFWTYMGGARAKNVGWRLDYFITSERLAGKVTDNVIRSQVFGSDHCPVTLFLNI; this is translated from the exons ATGGAAGAAAAGCCGAAAAAGCGTGGACGTCAACCGAGAGGTGCTGCCAAAGAGGCCGCCGTTGAAGCGGaaaagcagcaggagcagcttACGGAACCCGAACAAATGCCAGCGGAACCGTTGAAGGCTCGTGGTGGTAGCAAACGGAAAGCGATCGTTCCAGAACCGGCACCGGTGGTGGAAAAGCCAGCACGGAAACTGGCAGCAAAGCGTACAAAGGCGGCCGACGTGGTAGAAGAAAGCAACGGAGTGGAGGCAAATGGTGCGAAAACCAATGGGGAGGTGATGGAAAAGGTCGCACCGGCTAAGAAGGGTCGATCGACGAAAAAGGAAGCAGTGCCCGAGCAAGAAGCATCCAGCAATGGCACGGTGGAAGATGGCAAAGCAAAGGGGAAGAAAGCTCCTGCCAAGAGAGAAACGAAGGCGACCAAAGCTTCGAAGACAGTGGAGGAGCCTGCTGCGGTGAAGGAAATGGTCGAAGAGGAGGAGGCTCCAGCGCCTGCTAAGCGTGGACGAACCAAAGCTAGCACCAAAAAGGAGGAGGAGTCGGAAAAGGCTGCTCCAGCGAAGCCAAAGGGACATGGAAAAGCGAAAG ACAAGACGGATGGCGGTGATGATGTCTCTGAAACGAAGCCTGTAGAGCCGGAAGCGTCTTCTGCTGTCAAATCCACAGCTAAGACCGCTAAACCGACCACAAAGGGTAGAAAGAAAGCAGCGGAGGACACTGCTACAG CTGACAACGGAGAGGCTCTGGAAGATGCCCCCAAAAAGGCAACGAAGAAAAAGGCACCTTCTGAAGAAGCTACGAATGGAG ACATTCCCACCGTAACGCAACGAAAAAGGGCGAAGCCTCAACCACCTGCAGATGAAATGGAAGAAGACGAGGAGGAAGCGGTACCGTCAAAgggaaagaaagcgaaaacggCATCGACAGCTCCGAAAACGAACATATCTGCCACCAATTATGGGAAGTTAAATTTCGCCCTCGAGGAGGACAAACAGTGGAACTTCAAAATCTCCAGCTGGAACGTGGCCGGACTGCGCAGCTGGGTTGGCAAGGGCGGGCTCGAGTTTATCGAGCACGAAAAGCCCGACATCCTGTGCGTGCAGGAAACGAAGTGCACGGAGGACCAGATGCCCGACGAGGCACGCCACATCAAGGGCTACCATCCGTACTGGCTGTGCAAGCCGGGCGGACACGCGGGCGTTGCGATCTACTCGAAAAAGATGCCCTTCCACGTGGCGTATGGGCTGGGCGACGAGGAGCAGGACCAGGACGGGCGGCTGCTGACGGCCGAGTACGAAAAGTTCTACCTGGTGTGCGTGTACGTGCCGAATGCGGGCAGAAAGCTGGTCACCCTGCCGAAGCGCTTGCGGTGGAACGAAAAGTTCCACCAGTATTTGCGCGATCTGGACGCCAAGAAGCCGGTCATACTGTGCGGCGATATGAACGTGGCGCACGAGGAGATCGATCTGGCCAACCCGAAAACGAACAAGAAGAACGCCGGCTTTACGCCGGAGGAGCGCGAAGGGATGACGGAGCTGCTGTCGTACGGGTTTGTCGATACGTTCCGGAAGCTGTATCCCGACCGGACCGGTGCGTACACGTTCTGGACGTACATGGGGGGCGCTAGGGCAAAGAATGTGGGCTGGCGGCTCGATTACTTCATCACGTCCGAGCGGTTGGCCGGCAAGGTGACGGATAATGTGATCCGCTCGCAGGTGTTCGGTAGCGATCACTGTCCCGTGAcgttgtttttaaatatttaa
- the LOC1278925 gene encoding alpha-ketoglutarate-dependent dioxygenase alkB homolog 4, protein MDHPRPCGCKGRRTCLSCEAEFGIAPIDFYSTFQNNDSYVYCPRCSKIYPGWDWEKVLAEHSDTPQHGGVQGEDYPGVYIDLDFLTTTEEAELLQGLDELPWDVSQSGRRKQNFGPKTNFKKTRLRPAQFAGFPQLSEFVQRRFEQVPLLATFQTIEQCSLEYCPERGASIDPHIDDCWIWGERIVTVNLLSDSVLTMSPYRGEEGKTKYNLHFLEQYREHLLGELMDEDALAGYENRIVRIPMPRRSLLVLYGPPRYQWEHSVLREDIKERRVCLAYREFTPMYLQGGSEFGQSEEIFERAKQFWDHRTVKVES, encoded by the exons ATGGATCATCCTCGGCCATGTGGTTGCAAGGGCCGGCGAACGTGCCTAAGCTGCGAGGCCGAATTCGGTATCGCGCCAATCGATTTCTACAGCACATTTCAG AATAACGATTCCTACGTGTACTGTCCACGCTGTAGCAAAATCTACCCGGGATGGGATTGGGAAAAGGTGCTTGCGGAACATTCTGATACACCCCAGCACGGTGGCGTCCAGGGCGAAGACTATCCGGGCGTGTACATCGATCTCGACTTCCTAACCACCACCGAGGAGGCAGAGCTGCTGCAAGGGCTAGACGAGCTACCGTGGGACGTCTCGCAGAGCGGTCGGCGGAAGCAGAACTTTGGTCCGAAAACAAACTTCAAAAAGACGCGCCTCCGGCCGGCCCAGTTTGCCGGGTTTCCGCAGCTGAGCGAATTTGTGCAGCGACGGTTCGAGCAGGTCCCACTGCTGGCCACTTTTCAAACCATCGAGCAATGTTCGCTAGAGTATTGTCCCGAGCGTGGAGCTTCGATCGATCCGCACATTGACGATTGCTGGATTTGGGGCGAGCGGATCGTGACGGTAAATTTGCTGAGCGATTCCGTGCTGACGATGTCACCGTACCGAGGGGAGGAGGGAAAGACAAAGTATAATCTACACTTTCTGGAGCAATACAGGGAGCATCTGCTCGGGGAGCTGATGGATGAGGATGCACTGGCCGGTTACGAGAATCGGATCGTACGGATACCGATGCCAAG gcGCTCACTGTTGGTCCTGTACGGACCTCCGCGCTACCAGTGGGAACATTCCGTTCTGCGGGAGGACATTAAAGAGCGCCGTGTCTGCCTAGCGTATCGCGAATTTACACCCATGTACTTGCAAGGTGGCAGTGAATTCGGTCAAAGTGAAGAGATTTTCGAGCGAGCGAAGCAATTTTGGGACCACCGTACAGTTAAGGTTGAAAGCTAG
- the LOC1278965 gene encoding inositol-trisphosphate 3-kinase A isoform X2 — translation MNIEAERTATEYLVDQGVPTANANKSLLSFLAINALELSAPASPVLLECNAPTVPPGWLQLSGHPKSIAPLANGIVRKRISGPNDTELLAYRQLMEDPHAIKVVPKFLGVHQVAGEHFIDLHNMLHGFTEPNVMDIKMGFRTFTESEVSNTALREDLYQKMIAVDPSAPSADEHARQAITKLRYMQFRENMSSTQEKGFRIEALRMRGCSPVTDLKTIKTNHQIRTTIGHFVNGRRSIAKDILKRLRQMRTLIEKSEFFQRHQVLGSSVFIVYDDHQVGVWLIDFAKALPLPPGTKVTHRRRWQMGNCEEGLLHGFDELIRTMEAVQQQAQHSSVRHQSRATDV, via the exons AACGCCCTCGAGCTGAGTGCACCCGCCAGTCCCGTCCTGCTAGAATGTAACGCTCCAACCGTTCCTCCCGGCTGGCTGCAGCTGTCCGGCCATCCAAAAAG CATCGCCCCTCTAGCCAATGGGATCGTACGGAAGCGCATCTCCGGCCCGAACGACACCGAACTGCTCGCCTACCGCCAGCTGATGGAGGACCCGCACGCCATCAAGGTAGTGCCAAAGTTCCTGGGCGTGCATCAGGTCGCGGGCGAGCATTTCATCGATCTGCACAACATGCTGCACGGCTTCACCGAACCGAACGTGATGGACATCAAGATGGGCTTCCGAACGTTCACCGAGAGCGAGGTGAGCAACACCGCGCTGCGGGAAGATCTCTACCAAAAGATGATCGCCGTCGACCCGTCCGCACCGAGCGCTGACGAGCACGCCCGGCAAGCGATCACCAAGCTGCGCTACATGCAGTTCCGCGAGAACATGTCCTCCACGCAGGAGAAAGGGTTCCGCATCGAGGCGCTCCGGATGCGCGGCTGCTCGCCCGTCACAGACCTGAAGACGATCAAAACCAACCACCAGATACGCACCACCATCGGGCACTTTGTCAATGGGCGGCGCAGCATCGCGAAGGACATCCTGAAGCGGCTGCGGCAGATGCGCACGCTGATCGAAAAGTCGGAGTTCTTCCAGCGCCACCAGGTGCTCGGCAGCAGCGTGTTCATCGTGTACGACGACCACCAGGTGGGCGTGTGGCTGATCGACTTTGCCAAggcgctgccgctgccgcccgGCACCAAGGTGACGCACCGGCGCCGCTGGCAGATGGGCAACTGTGAGGAGGGCCTGCTGCACGGGTTCGACGAGCTGATCCGCACGATGGAGGCGGTACAGCAGCAGGCGCAGCACTCTTCGGTCCGGCATCAGTCGCGTGCGACGGACGTTTAA